The genome window AAGAGACTAGGGTTTGTTAATGGAGATGTTATGGGGTTCTCCTATGAGCTCACCCAAACGATCTCTCTAATACTGGTTGCAACACTGATCTCGACTAGAAGCTTAGCAAGGTGAAGTTATGCTCTATACCTTGTTTGACCTATTGCTAGTTCTCTTTCTTGCTCACCTCATGGACTTCATCTACCCATACCATACTGGACCCCTCTTTCTTATACATCCAGTTCACACGTCTTATGTGATGGCTGTGAAGCTGGGGAAGCCATTCTCTTCAAAGGCTAAAGGAGCTATAGTGTGGATTCTAGTCATCTCTGCACATATACTTGCCTACTTCTTCCTCATTTACTTCTCTTCTCTTATTCACAAAGCCCTCTTAATAGTGATCTCGGCCTATATTTTGAAGACCTCTTTCTCCCTTAGACTACTTTTCGACATAGTTGGGAAGACCTCTGTCTGTTTAAAAAATGGGGATTTGGAATGTGCCAGGTTCTGGGTACAGCAGATAGTTAGGAGAGATGTTAAAAAGCTCCAGGAACAACATTTAGCTTCTGCGGCTATAGAGTCCTTAGCTGAGAGTCTAGTTGATGGTTACATCTCACCTCTCTTCCTCTTCATTTTTCTTGGTCCCCTAGGAGCCCTATTCCAGAGAGTTGCAAACACTCTCGATAGTGCACTAGGATATAAGGACCCCCCATTCAGAGATGTTGGATGGTTTTCAGCGAGAGCAGACACGGCAGTAAATTATGTTCCAGCAAGACTTGCGAGCCTCTTCATAGCTCTCGCGTCTCCGGCTGCTGGAGGAAGTATTGGGGTTGCTTTCAAGACAATTAAGAAAGAGCACGGTAGAACTGAGAGTTTCAACGCAGGATACCCTATGTCCGCCATGGCTGGAGCTCTTGGCGTGAGGCTGGAGAAGATCGGGTGCTATACTATAAACAACAGTGCCAGATGGCCTGGATGGCAGGACATAGTGAGAGCCCTTAAAGTTGCTAAGCTCGCTGTGTTCTTATGGTTAGCTGTGTCTCTGGGAGCTATACTCGTAATCAAGAGCATTTAGTTCAAGCTACTAGAGCACCGCTGTTCATAAATAGAGGACTTCTTTGGGCTCGACAGCCACCCATGAGTCCGCGCGGATACCTAGATTCGCGTGGGAAGGTAGAAGTTCCTGATATGAAAGAACATAAAAATGAATATCCAAGACAAGCAGTTTACGAGGCTGGCATCTTTCCTCATAATATCAAACTCTAGTAATTTAAAAGCCTCCCAAAGTGATGGTAGATTCACAACACTCTCCAATGTTTTCTCTTTATGTAGAAAGAGCAGTGATTAACAGGTCGGGCAAATTTTTATGACTTAGTAAGTTTTATTTTTAAAAGGATGACGCTTATTAAAAATAAATTTTCTATTGATCTCCAATCCAGCCTTCTCTTGTTTTCTTTAACAGTTTCTCCTTTCTTTCCACTTTATTCTATCATATTTACAAAGAGCAGATCAGGAATAATCAAAACAGGATAAATCATGCTGAAGATTTCCAATTAAGATTGACATCCTCATAGTTCCGAAGAGCTAGGATGCAACTTTCAGAAAAAAATTAACGGAACTTCTTGATAGTTATTTTGTAAAGTGAAGCTATACAGCAGCAAGACATTGTGAGCGCTCTTGAGGGCTAGGAAAGCGCCGGGGGCGGGATTTGAACCCGCGCGCCCCCAACGGGACAGTAGGTCTCTCTCCTTCTGCCGGAAACCTCCATTGCCCTGGTCTCGAGCCTACCGCCTTAGACCGCTCGGCCACCCCGGCTCATAATTATTTTAAAATAAAACGGCAATTTATTCTTATTGAGAATGAGAACTTAGCTCCTTCAGTCCTCTAAAGACGGTTGTTCCATTTTCGTTGCTGAGCTCCACCAGCATCCCAGTTGAAAGGCTCTGAGGATCTCCTTCATATCTACCAAGAATTTTCATTCCGTTGAATTCCGCAATTCCTATGTAAATTGGGGGCGTAAAACCTTTAGGCGGAACAAGAATTATTGTATATGTTAAAATTTTTCCCACAGCCCTCTCCACTGTGACCTCTCTGAACTTGGTGCTTCCGCAGAAGCATCTGAACTTAGGGGGAAAGAATTTCCTTCCGCATTTCTCGCATTCATAGTACCTGAACATTCTACCACCCTCTCTCATATAGAACTGTGAAGGCATTGTTTCCAAATCCGCCCATGCTCATTGAAATCGCATAGTTGAAATCCCTCTTCACCTGCCTCTGACCTGCCTCCCCTCTCATTTGCAGAGCAATTTCATATGCTTGAGCAACTCCTGTTGCTCCTATAGGATGCCCCTTAGCCTTGAGGCCACCACTAGTGTTTACGGGAAGCTCGCCGTCATACCTTGTTTCATATTCCATAGAGGCCTTCCATGATTCCCCCCTTGGATAGAAGCCCATGCTCTCCAGCTCAACAAGCTCAAGAATTGTTGCCATGTCATGTAGCTCTATGAGTCCTATTTGCTCTCTAGTTACTCCGGAGAATCTCAGTGCTTTTTCCAATGAATTCTTCACTGCATTTAGAATCAACAGATCCTCTCTCTCATGAACCACATGGGTATCGGTAGCACCAGCTACGCTTTTTATTATTATAGGCTTGCTTGTGATGGTTGTTGCTGTATCCTTTCTCACCAGCAGAATGGCTGCAGCTCCATCGCTTATTGGCGTGTAGTCCATGACCTTGAGAGGATCATTGACAATCTTGGAGTTCATGTATTCTTCAATTGTTATTGCTTTCTGGAAGTGAGCCTTTGGATTCATGCTTCCGTGGAGATGATTCTTCACAGCTACATAGCCAAGTGCTTCCCGGGGAACAGAGAACTTTTCCATATATAGCCTAGCAAGCATGGCAGCATAGCTAGGAAGGGTTACACCGTGCCTCCTCTCATAATCATGTACTAGCCCTGATATTATAGCTGCATTTTCCTCAGTCGATATATGGGTCATCTTCTCTCCTCCGACAACGAGCACTGCCTCTGCTTGACCCGATGCTATGAGGAGCCAGCCATTGTAGAGAGCAGCACCGCCGCTTCCGCTTGTGTTCTCCACTCTGAATACTGTTGCATTTTCAAGCCCGAGAAGGCCTGCTAAGATGTTCGCCGGCCCCATTATATTCTCATATCTTCCTGGGCTCATGGCAGAGGCAATGAGGGCATCTATTTTTTCTACGTTTGTTCTGTGAAATACCTCTTCAATAGCCTCCATGTAAAGATCTATGAGGCCCTTTCCCTCCCTCTTGCCGAACTTCGTCATCCCATAGGAAACAACTGCTACTTCCTCTAGATCCCTCGGCATGCTGCTTAACCTCTGGGATTTCTATGCCCAGAACGTATTTAATTTTTTCGTCTTTTGAATATAATCAATTCGATTTATGACTATTTTCCAAGCTTCTTGAAAGAACTGTTTCTCTAGGCTTTCGACTAGCGAGAATAGGAACTGGTGCCGCGGCCGGGATTTGAACCCGGGTCACGGGCTCGAGAGGCCCGCATACTTGGCCGGGCTATACTACCGCGGCACAGGAGACTAATTCCATAAGAAAATATTGGGCTTTATATTGATTTCCTCAATCTGTGATTTCTATCCGCATTGACTTCAAGCTCAATACTAGCATTTCCAGAGAGAAGATGATCTGTGAATTTTAAAATAGGATTTTGGTGGACCGGCCGGGACTTGAACCCGGGACCTCTCGGGTGCAAACCGAGTGCTCTTCCAGCTGAGCTACCGGCCCTCAATGTTAAAAATAGAAAAAGGAGTTTTTAATCTTTAACAGCTTTTCCAATCATTTCTTACTAAAAGATCCAAGCAGCTTGAGAAGCTTTATTAGCTTTGTGAGCCCTATTTGCACTTCTGGATCTTTCAGAGCTTTCAATAGTCCCCCTATGCCAGTTTTCTCCCTCTCCTCTGAGAGAATTATCTCCCCGCTTCTTTCAAGCAACTCAGCATAGTTATCCAGCCTATCAGCCAGTCTCAAGATCTCTGGATTCATCAAGTACTTCAGTAGGCTCTCTAGAACTTCACTGCTTGATATGACTTTGAGAAGATCGATAAGGCCGCTCTCGTTCATTGCTATGAGCAATTCGGTCAAATTTGCTACAGCTTCCTCCATCCTCGGATCCTCCAGATAATTCAGAATCCTCTCATTTGCCTGAGCTTTTTCATTTGCCTCTACCATCCTCTCTCACCCAATACGCTAGGCTCAGTAGCCTCGAAATACGCATTGAATATTGGCTCAAACTTTCTTGGATGCATGAGCGATGGGAAGTACATAGAAACGAAAAGATCCTCCATTAGTCTCTTCAGCTTGGAGAACCTCTGCCCCACTGGCTTATTCTCGTAGTCACTAATCACGAATATTGCCTCATTGTCTGTTATCATGGGACAGTTCGTTCTTCCAGTGTACACGGCATTCTCTCCTCTAATTCTCCTCCATACAGTGAAGGCACCAAGATGGGCGGCAACACCTGTCTTCGATGTTGGAGCGTTGGTGCAGTCTCCAATAGCATAGGCATCATCATAGGAGGAAATGCTTAGCTTGTTCTTGTCGACCTTTATGAATCCATCTTCGTCTCTGGCATCCGCTGGGTTGATCTCTATTTTGGGCCCCTTGTGAAATGGTATCACAGCCAGAGCATCGTATGCTACTTCCTCTCCATTCATTCCTACCACTACTTTTCTCTCCACATCAATGCTATCTATCAAAAACGATGTCCTGACTGATATGTTTCCGAACTCCTCCATTTTTTTCTCAATTGTTCTGGCAAGCTCAGCTTCTGTATATGCATGCGGTGATGGATATAGGAGCTCTACGCTTACATCCCTTTTCTCTTTCTTGAAGAAAGATGCTGAGAGAAATGTCCCCTTGTGGGGAGCGGGAGGGCACTTTATAATGAGATCCGGAACTCCTATCACGAATTTTCCCTTCTTCAAGCCCCTGATTGTTTCCCATAGCCTCACTGCTGATTGAGGAGTTGAGTAGTAGTCTCCAAACCTATTGAGGCTCTCCCTCATGCCAGGAAGGGAGTCATAGTCAAGGCTTGCTCCCGCAGCTACAACTACAACATCATAATCAAGCTTTCTATTTTTCTCAGTGATAGCAAACCTATTTTCCAGATCTAGCTTTGTAACCTTTTCCAGTATTAGCTCCACATTCTGATGCAGAAGAGAATTCACGCTTCTGGAATACTTCTCCGGCGGTTCTCCTCTGAATGCTATGAAGAGATTCGCTGGTTGGAAGAAATGAACTGGAGAGTCAGTAACGAGTGTTACTTTCTTTCCCTCTTCGGCAAGCAAATTTGCCGCTATTATTCCTCCTGATCCTCCTCCTATTATCAGCACTCTATTCTCTGCCATTGTTCTCACTTGGCTCAATTTTAGCTATTTCTTCGCTGTAACTTCTATGACAGCCCTAATAACTCCTGAACTATCCTGTTTCAGCTCAACAAGCTTATTTCCGGTGCTCTCAGTCCATGATTTCACATCTGCAACAAATCCCTGATCTGTTGCAAGAACTTCAATTATGTCTCCATTCTTTGCTTCTCTGTAGGCTCTTGTTAGCTTTGCTATAGGTCCGGGACATGCCATGCCTCTAGCATCCACTAGTTTTTTTTCTCCCATCTTTTCAGCACCTCATTTTCAAATGCCTTTAGAAAGACTCAAGAGATTAAATATATATCACAGTGTCTCCCGCTGTTTTTGTCAAAAAGAAGGTTGCTCCCACTACATCATCAACGATGGGATCCCAGTCCTCCTTCTTTACGCCGAGAGCCTCTGCTGTCATTGAGCATCCATATACCTTCACATCCCCCATCTCCTTTGCCATCTTCAGCATATCATACCAGCTTGGAGCATTCATCTTCTGCATTCCCTCGAACATCTTCTTAGCGAAGTCGCTGAACTCCGCAGACGGTCTGGGCTCTGGCTTGTTCTTTGTGAAATAGGGAACTGCGAAGCCCGTGACGAAGATCTTGACTGGAATTCCGAGGCTGGCTGCTGTCTGGGTTAGAACTCCAAGAGAAATGAAGTTCTCCGCCTGTCCTCTTGCTATTATTATTGAAAGACCTGCCATATCTAGCACCGCAAATTCATATGCTCTTTGCCATATAAAAAGAATGTATATATTTATCATGTCTAATTTATGTCTTTAAATATTCAAAAAAATTACCTACTCTTGAAGGCTGAGGACGATCTCTACCTTGTTCGCTCCAGATAGAAAGATGCTTGGCTCGTCAAGCTTCAAGCCATACTTTTTCTCCAGATATGTCTTCATAGAGCTGGAAAGGCTCCTTGTGAGACAATCAGCTTTCTTCACATTCAATTTCGGATGAGAGATAAAGCTTACATAGAGAGAGAATGGTTTTCCATTTAGGTACAGAGTTTTTATAGATGTGAGCTTGAAGAGGGAGCTTTCCTCTAGCTTATGCATAATTCGATCCAGGCTTTTTTCAAGAGAAAATGAGTTTTTGACAAGCTGTTCCAGCTCCTCGCAAGAGTCCGAATCCCTTAATATCTTGAATAAAACTGCTCCTCCAAAATCGGTTGAATAGAACAAGGCTTTTGTCAGTTCACTGGGATTTTTGACTATTTGAATTGTCTGGAGACCCTGGCAACATGCTGAAAGGAGAGAGCTTGCTTCTGGGAGTGACTTGCCGAGATTCTTCCATTGAAGAGCTATGAGTCCTATGTGCTTTCCATCTTCCTTCGGAAAAATCCACGTAGCTGCAATTTCTGCCCCTTTTTTCTGCAGATTGATTACTGCCTGTGCTATCTCGAGCACTGAGGATTCAATGAAAAGAAGGAGAAGATCTCTCTTCCCTGAAAAGAGTCTCAGGTTTTCGTTCCTGAGGGAAGGAAGAAGGGCAACCAAGCCATCTAAAGATTTGGAAGACTCATATGATATTTCCGGCATGCTCTCCTGCTCAGCACTTATCTCCACAATCTTTCTGTCAAATTTTTCTCCCAATGCTATCTATCTCCCTCAAATGAATAATCCGGCAACAATTTAATAAAATTATTAAAATGAAAAGTTAAAAGGAATCCTTGAAGTGTTTAATATGGTTAAGCTTATACCAGATTTGGATGATATAACTCCTGAATCCTTTCTCTCATCTCTGTTTTCAATTTTCGAATACAAGAGAAAGGCTGGGATCACGCCATATCTCGACAATCCAAGCGACCTTAGAGAGAGAGCAACGCTGTATGCTACAAGCTTCAAAAACGGTTCCTACGGATGGGCATCGAATATCTGGTCAAGGTCTGCCGCAAACACGGTAATAATTAATGATGCTAAGGAGATGAAGAGAGAGCACAAAATCCTGCTGCAGAGAGTGCTGGAGCACGTTCTTGCGCAGGGTCCGCTGATTAAAGTGGATGGAGCTTATGGATCTCCTGGAAGCAAGGTCAGAATGAACGTTAGAGTCTTTGTCGATCCCCAGTTTCCCGATCTAGCCTACCGCTGGAGACAGCTTGTATTTGAGCCTGACAGAGACAGGGATCCAGATGCTACATTGATTGTAATACCACACTATTTGGGTAACCCCATAATACCTGGAACTGACAGGTTGATGGCCGTAATCAGATTTCCAAACCACAATTTCACAGTAATAACTCTATCATCATACCAAGGAGAGATAAAAAAGGGTGCTCTGTGCCACTGGATTTATTATGCATATAAGGCGGGATGCACGGGAGAGCATGCTGCCCTCAGGGAATTCAGTGTAAAGACCATTGATGGATCCTGGAAAAGGGTTGTTCTGGCCATATGGGGATTGACTGGAAGCGGAAAGTCGACTCATGGCTTCTATGTATGGACTGAGAGAAATGCTGAAGTCTACCAGAGGCTCTTCGGAATCAACCCACTTGAATATGTGAAGGAGCAGGAAATAAAGAACGATGATATCATAGCAATCTGTGAGGACAGGGTTTACGGCTCTGAGCTGGGAGCTTGGACGAAGACTGAAGATTTAACACCAGATCTGGAAGCTATGTGGAATGGGGCAATGAGCAGCAGAGCTCTTCATGAGAACACAGAGTTCGATGAGAGGGGATATCCAGGATTTGAGGGAAAGCTTTTCCAGTACTTCGGTTCTCCGAATAGGAATGCGAGGTCTGTGCTTTACCTAGAAGATACGGGCTACTTCAGAGGTAGTGTGGACAGCAGCGGAAGGCTCAATGCTGCTGTATTCCTAAGTCCGGGATACTTCACTGATTATGCATGGGTTAAGATAGTCGACCCAGCACTAGCAGCTAAGGTACTCGCCGATGGAAGGACTGTAGGCCACGCAGCGCAGGCCAGAGAGCTTGTTGGAAAAGTTAGGTTCGTTCCGAGGTACTCTGAGTTCACAATTGGTGTTAAGGATGACGTCCATGTTATCAGATTCTATGAATTCCTGAAAAAGTGGAGAGAGAAGGGACATGAGGTCAACATATATCAGTGGAACACAACAGGCAGAATAGTTGCTAAATACAGATGGGTTGAGAAGAAGCTTGGAGATAGAACAATAATGGCCCCAGAGCCAATCCTGCAGGAAGTGAATGGAATTCTGAAGCCCGTTGGAGGAGAGAGGCCCCTAATAGAGGAGACTGAGCTGTTCTTGCTACAAGCGGAAAGGGGGGCTGTGGAGTGGTCTCCGCATCCAGTTTGGGGCGAAAAGGTGCTGGTTCCAAAGAAGGTGGAGGGGATTAGTGAGGAGAGGTTGAAGCAGCTGAGTCCGCTCACATATATGAGCATGGAGGAGTTCAGGGCCCTGCTGAAAGCTCAGCTGGAGGAGAGTAAGTACAATTTAAGCAGATTGGGTCTGAAGCTTCCACCAGAGATAATGAACTCCATGGACTTCGAGTAGCAGCTATTCTCTCCTTTTTATTCCTTCCTCAGAGGCCTCTGAGACAATGTACATTGAGCTAATGCCCTTCTCCTCAAGCAGCTCGGTGAGGGCCTTTCCCACATTATTGGCAACTTTCTCGTTTGGAGAAACTGCGAAGACTGAGGGGCCTGCTCCAGAAATGTTGAAGCCAAGAGCTCCGTGCGAAAATGCTTCCTTCTTCAACAGGTCGTAGTAGGGAATTAGTTTTTTTCTGTGAGGTTCCGCTATGTGATCGGTTGAAACTGATTCACCGAACATTTTAAGATCCTTTAGAAAAAGTGATGCTGTTAGCTTCCCCACAGCGGAGCTCTGCCTTATGCTGCTCTCCAAGCTTATATCCTTTGGAAGGATCCCTCTTGCTGCCCTGGTCTTTCCCTCGACCTTTCCGAGACCAGTTGGGACAATTACTGTGAAGAAGGCATTTGCTGGAATTGGGAGCTTTATGAACTTTAGAGTTTCGTAGTCCGTGAGAACGACTCCTCCGAGATAGCTGGCAGAAACGTTATCATAGTGCAGCGAGCCAGCTGCCATCATTTCACCGCAGGCTGAAATTAGAATGGATTCCCTTTCTGAAAGAGGCAAACCAAAGAGGTGGGAAAAAGCTCCGACTGCTGCTACCGAGGATGCTGCAGAGCTTCCGAGCCCTCTTGAAATTGGAACTCCTTTCTCCAGCGTGATATGGAGATCGACCTTTCTTTCCATTCCACATGCTCGGAGCAGCTCTCTGATCAAGAGAAATGCTATGTTTTTTTCATTTCCACCGGGGATTTCCTCGCCTCTTGTCTCGAGCTCTATCGAACCGCTTCCCTCCTTTGCCTCCAATGTGAGTGCATCTCTAGGATGCCTCAGAGCTAAGCCAAAAATATCGAATCCTGGGCCCAAATTTGCTATAGAAGCTGGGCTCTCCACTGCAACGCGCTCTAGCCTGAGAGAGGCTCCTCTGCATTTTTCCTCGAATATTTTCAAGTGCTCGCAAAAGGGCTGAACTGCGCCCAATTTCTCTGCCTCCTAGCTGAGTTCCCCCCTTTTCAGGTACTCTGCATATAGCTCTGCCATGAGAACTCCAGTTCCTGCTGCTCCTCTAACTATGTTGTCTCCTAGAACAACATATCTAAGCAATCGGCCTTCTCCATCGAGCTTTATCCTTCCCACAGTAACTGCCATTCCTTTTCCATTTCCCCTGTCAAGCCTCGGCTGAGGCCTGTCATCCTCTTCTTTAACTATTATGGGCTCCTTTGGCGCTGTAGGAAGATGCAATCCAGATATCTTGTTCCAGGAAGTGCTTCTCAACGATCTGACTATCTCTTCCTTGCTCACGCCGCTTTGAGAGAGCTCAACGACAACGGATTCTGTGTGTCCATACAGGACTGGGACCCTTGTTGTGGTTGCATATATATTGAAATCAGCATGTGAAATTTCTCCATTCTCCAGCCTTCCAAGCATTTTTTTGGGCTCGCTCTCCACCTTCTCCTCCTCCCCCTGAATGAAGGGAATGAGATTATCGATAATTTGCATTGAGGGAACGCCGTGGATCCCTGCTCCGCTGAGAGCCTGCATAGTTGTTACGAAAACTTTTCTGATGCCGAAGGCATCATATATTGGTTTGAGGGAAAGAGTCAATATTGCTGAGGTGCAGTTCGGCACCTTCAGCACTTTTCCGCTTCCAAAGTTCTGCTTCCTGAGAAGCAATATGTGATCTGCATTAACTTCTGGGTTCAGAAGGGGGATGAGAGGATCCATTCTCCAGTTGCTTGCATTGGAGAAGACTATTTTCCCTCTATCAATCAGCCTTCTCTCTACTTCAATTGCTTCCTCTGCAGGTAAAGCTGTAAATGCAAAATCAAAGTCATTCCTTTCCAGAAGCTCCTTATTTGAGATGAGCCTGTTTTCCTCAACCTCGCTTGGAATAGGCTCGGGAAGAAGCCAATTCACAGCCTTGGAGTATGGCTTCCCAATGCTTCTCTCAGAAGCTGTGAGATAGACTGGCTCAAACATCCTGTGACCTGAGAGAAGAGAAATGAATTTCTGACCAACGAGACCTGTGGCTCCCAGAACAGCAACTCTGAACTTATCCATTTTCAGCACCCCAGATGAGATTTTCATGTATGAAATCGAGTAGTTCCAGAGCTGGGGATTTTTTGTCAAGAGATAGAAAAAGTAAATGAGGCCCCCTTATTTCGAATTTCGCCCCAAATTTTTCAGAATCCAAGTCATATGTTCTCAGCTTCCTCATGGCTAGAGCAGAGCTGTTCTTTCCTATGACCGCTATTCCGTATCTATCTGAGAGCTCCTTCATTGATATGACCTTAACTCCCTCGCTCGAGCATCCATTACCGCATATGTTTGTCCCCTCTCCAGAAATGGATCTCACAATAATTTTTCTCGGAAAGGAGAGGAGCTCTGCTGGCTCTAGGGTCTTTGGATGTAGGCGCTTTACTCCATAGAGAGAAGCCAGCTTCGCTTCCATCATCTCCAAGCTATCCACTTTTTTTGGTCTCCTCACGAGCTTTGGATCGCAGCTCATTATTCCACTAGTCTCCGTAATCAGCTGCACCTCCTCAATGGATAGAGCTCCAGCCACCGCTGTAGCAGTATAATCTGAACCTCCCCTTCCAAGAGTGGTAACTCTTCCATTTTCCAAGGAAGCTATAAATCCCTCTATTATTATTGGAGAGCTTTCCCTATTTACTGCCGAGATTTCCTCCCTCAGCCTGAAGGAGGTCTTCTCATAATCTATTGAGATATCACCATTGCTTTGTGAAGCAACAATGCTCTTTATGGCGCTTATATGTGCTGGTTTTTTTCCAATGACTCTGAAAGCACCAGCCATTAAAGCTGCACTCAGCCTCTCTCCAAAGGAAAGTATCAGCTCCCTGCAGAGCTGCCTCTCTAGACATTTATCGAAAATTGAAAACTGAAGATCATTCAGAAGCATTGATACTTCTTTTTCAGCTTCTGGATCCCCTATTTCTTCAGCAAATCTTAAGTGCAGATCTCTGATCTTATCTAACTTCTCCAGATTTCCAGCAGATATGTCAATTAGCTCATCCGTAATTCCTCTTGCTGCGCTCACAACCAGGAGAATTGTGTTTTTTTCTCTCAAAAATTCCTCCGAGATCCTCTCAGCTATCCTTATATATTCCCTCCCTGAAAAAAGGAGGGAGCCTCCAATCTTCACGACCTTCTCTATCTGTATCACATCTCACCTCCTGATTTCCTCAATGGCTTGGGATTCACCCTCTACTTGGATAATTGAGGGGGGGAACCTGGATAGCAGTGCGCTCCCTTCTTTGAGAGCGCTCCCAGTTCCTATTAGGACTGCACTTTCTCCCCTCTCCACTATTCTCTCCTCCAGGGCCTTGAGCAGACCGGCAAGGGTTGAGGCAGAGGCGCTCTCAACCCCTATGCCTCCCTCTCTAGCCAGCTGAAGCTGTGAATCCAATATTTCCCTGTCCTCAACATCTACAGCATTGCCTCCAGACTCCCTGACTGCAGCAAGCACTCTCTCCCAGTGTAGGGGGCTCCCAATCCTTATGGCTGAAGCTATTGTCTGTGGAGAGCTCACCTCACGGAATTTTCCTGTCCTCACTGCATTCACAATTGGTGATGCCCCCTCAGCCTGGACAATAAGAAGCTTTGGCAAGCTATCTATAATTCCCAGCTTCCTTAGCTCCTTCAAGCCCTTCCATATAGCATATGTGTTCCCTCCATTTCCAACAGGGATAACTATCCAATCTGGCACTCCTAATTCCTCGATAATTTCGAAGGCAATTGTTTTCTGCCCCTCTATTCTCCATGGATTCACTGAATTCATCAAATAGATCTCTTTGTCCTTTTCCGAGATCTCCAGAGCTTTCTTCATAGCGGCATCAAAGTTTCCAGCTATTTCTAGAATTCTTGCTCCATATAGAGCTAGCTGGGAAATCTTCCCCTCTGCTATACCATTCTTTGGGACCATCACTATTGGCTCCATCCCGGCCCTTCTGGCATACGCAGACATGCTTGCAGCAGTATTACCGGTAGAAGCAGATATTACTCTTTTGGAGCCAAGGGCCCCTGCAATAGTGATAGCAACGGTCATGCCTCTGTCCTTGAAGCTTCCTGTAGGATTGGATCCCTCGAACTTCATCCATATTCCAGCCATGCCAAGCCTCTTTTCAATGGACTTCAGTCTGATCAGCGGTGTGCCTCCTTCCATCATTGATACTATCCTAATGCCCCTTGGAACTGGAATAAAATCTCTATATCTCCACACTCCTCTTCTTCTTGTGCGGTGACTGGGGAATGAGTTCCTGAGGGGAGAATGCTCGAGGTGGAGGAGGCCGCCGCATTCGCACAGATATCTCTTTTCAAAAATTGAATATCTTCTACTGCACCTATCACACACTAAAGCGTTTGGCTCAAATCGCCCACCTGCTTGAGAAAGTTATTACTGTAAAAAGCACTTTTAAGTGGTTCCCCTACTTTTTTCCTATTAATAGGAAAAACAGCATTTTTTATAATTTATAATCTTCACTCCTTGCTCCTCCAAAGCAGGTGATGATTGAGGGCCAGGGATGCTAGAAGCGCAGATCCCATATAGAGCACTTCCTCGTCGACATCAAAGCTTGGGCTATGATGCGGCACATTTGTC of Fervidicoccaceae archaeon contains these proteins:
- a CDS encoding cobalamin biosynthesis protein, giving the protein MLYTLFDLLLVLFLAHLMDFIYPYHTGPLFLIHPVHTSYVMAVKLGKPFSSKAKGAIVWILVISAHILAYFFLIYFSSLIHKALLIVISAYILKTSFSLRLLFDIVGKTSVCLKNGDLECARFWVQQIVRRDVKKLQEQHLASAAIESLAESLVDGYISPLFLFIFLGPLGALFQRVANTLDSALGYKDPPFRDVGWFSARADTAVNYVPARLASLFIALASPAAGGSIGVAFKTIKKEHGRTESFNAGYPMSAMAGALGVRLEKIGCYTINNSARWPGWQDIVRALKVAKLAVFLWLAVSLGAILVIKSI
- a CDS encoding sulfurtransferase TusA family protein, whose protein sequence is MGEKKLVDARGMACPGPIAKLTRAYREAKNGDIIEVLATDQGFVADVKSWTESTGNKLVELKQDSSGVIRAVIEVTAKK
- a CDS encoding phosphoenolpyruvate carboxykinase (ATP), which translates into the protein MVKLIPDLDDITPESFLSSLFSIFEYKRKAGITPYLDNPSDLRERATLYATSFKNGSYGWASNIWSRSAANTVIINDAKEMKREHKILLQRVLEHVLAQGPLIKVDGAYGSPGSKVRMNVRVFVDPQFPDLAYRWRQLVFEPDRDRDPDATLIVIPHYLGNPIIPGTDRLMAVIRFPNHNFTVITLSSYQGEIKKGALCHWIYYAYKAGCTGEHAALREFSVKTIDGSWKRVVLAIWGLTGSGKSTHGFYVWTERNAEVYQRLFGINPLEYVKEQEIKNDDIIAICEDRVYGSELGAWTKTEDLTPDLEAMWNGAMSSRALHENTEFDERGYPGFEGKLFQYFGSPNRNARSVLYLEDTGYFRGSVDSSGRLNAAVFLSPGYFTDYAWVKIVDPALAAKVLADGRTVGHAAQARELVGKVRFVPRYSEFTIGVKDDVHVIRFYEFLKKWREKGHEVNIYQWNTTGRIVAKYRWVEKKLGDRTIMAPEPILQEVNGILKPVGGERPLIEETELFLLQAERGAVEWSPHPVWGEKVLVPKKVEGISEERLKQLSPLTYMSMEEFRALLKAQLEESKYNLSRLGLKLPPEIMNSMDFE
- a CDS encoding FAD/NAD(P)-binding oxidoreductase, whose amino-acid sequence is MAENRVLIIGGGSGGIIAANLLAEEGKKVTLVTDSPVHFFQPANLFIAFRGEPPEKYSRSVNSLLHQNVELILEKVTKLDLENRFAITEKNRKLDYDVVVVAAGASLDYDSLPGMRESLNRFGDYYSTPQSAVRLWETIRGLKKGKFVIGVPDLIIKCPPAPHKGTFLSASFFKKEKRDVSVELLYPSPHAYTEAELARTIEKKMEEFGNISVRTSFLIDSIDVERKVVVGMNGEEVAYDALAVIPFHKGPKIEINPADARDEDGFIKVDKNKLSISSYDDAYAIGDCTNAPTSKTGVAAHLGAFTVWRRIRGENAVYTGRTNCPMITDNEAIFVISDYENKPVGQRFSKLKRLMEDLFVSMYFPSLMHPRKFEPIFNAYFEATEPSVLGERGW
- a CDS encoding DsrE/DsrF/DrsH-like family protein, with product MAGLSIIIARGQAENFISLGVLTQTAASLGIPVKIFVTGFAVPYFTKNKPEPRPSAEFSDFAKKMFEGMQKMNAPSWYDMLKMAKEMGDVKVYGCSMTAEALGVKKEDWDPIVDDVVGATFFLTKTAGDTVIYI
- a CDS encoding DUF1641 domain-containing protein, translating into MVEANEKAQANERILNYLEDPRMEEAVANLTELLIAMNESGLIDLLKVISSSEVLESLLKYLMNPEILRLADRLDNYAELLERSGEIILSEEREKTGIGGLLKALKDPEVQIGLTKLIKLLKLLGSFSKK
- a CDS encoding homoserine kinase, which codes for MGAVQPFCEHLKIFEEKCRGASLRLERVAVESPASIANLGPGFDIFGLALRHPRDALTLEAKEGSGSIELETRGEEIPGGNEKNIAFLLIRELLRACGMERKVDLHITLEKGVPISRGLGSSAASSVAAVGAFSHLFGLPLSERESILISACGEMMAAGSLHYDNVSASYLGGVVLTDYETLKFIKLPIPANAFFTVIVPTGLGKVEGKTRAARGILPKDISLESSIRQSSAVGKLTASLFLKDLKMFGESVSTDHIAEPHRKKLIPYYDLLKKEAFSHGALGFNISGAGPSVFAVSPNEKVANNVGKALTELLEEKGISSMYIVSEASEEGIKRRE